The proteins below come from a single Desulfomicrobium escambiense DSM 10707 genomic window:
- a CDS encoding Mut7-C RNAse domain-containing protein — MGERPATFVFHGNLRDLLGRGKAGADGRVTYPVTRRTSVKDVIEALGPPHTEVGAIEVDGLPVGFGHLLEPGRRIDVRAVPTPFDVLRPSPLRPEPLPRIAFLVDANVGRLAGLLRALGFDTAYDPSLGDAVLAEQAAREGRILLSRDRLLLRRGIVVYGRLIRSRDPETQLIEVLRFFGLRPPFATFTRCLRCNDLLQTVSKAEIMDRLLPLTKLHYTDFRRCPRCKRIYWAGSHHERMHERVGRICRELGGGETEMD, encoded by the coding sequence ATGGGCGAGCGGCCGGCCACATTCGTTTTTCACGGGAATCTGCGCGACCTCCTGGGACGGGGGAAGGCCGGGGCCGACGGGCGCGTGACGTATCCAGTCACGCGGCGTACGTCCGTCAAGGACGTCATCGAGGCTCTGGGTCCGCCGCACACGGAGGTGGGGGCCATTGAGGTCGACGGGCTGCCCGTGGGCTTCGGCCACCTGCTGGAGCCCGGCCGCAGGATCGACGTCCGGGCCGTGCCCACGCCCTTCGACGTGCTGCGGCCGTCGCCGCTGCGCCCGGAACCGTTGCCCCGCATCGCCTTTCTCGTGGACGCCAATGTCGGCCGGCTGGCGGGTCTCCTGCGCGCCCTGGGCTTCGACACGGCCTACGACCCGTCTTTGGGAGACGCGGTCCTGGCCGAGCAGGCCGCGCGCGAAGGGCGCATCCTTCTCAGTCGCGACCGTCTCCTCCTCAGGCGCGGCATCGTGGTCTATGGCCGTCTGATCCGCTCACGTGACCCCGAAACCCAGCTCATCGAAGTCCTGCGTTTCTTCGGCCTCAGGCCGCCCTTTGCGACCTTCACCCGCTGCCTGCGCTGCAACGACCTCCTCCAGACCGTGTCCAAGGCCGAAATCATGGACCGCCTGCTGCCCCTGACGAAGCTGCATTACACCGATTTCCGGCGCTGCCCGCGCTGCAAACGCATCTATTGGGCCGGCTCTCACCACGAGAGGATGCACGAGCGGGTGGGGAGGATTTGCCGGGAGCTGGGGGGAGGGGAGACTGAGATGGACTGA